In Eschrichtius robustus isolate mEscRob2 chromosome 2, mEscRob2.pri, whole genome shotgun sequence, a single window of DNA contains:
- the LOC137755350 gene encoding LOW QUALITY PROTEIN: protocadherin gamma-B3-like (The sequence of the model RefSeq protein was modified relative to this genomic sequence to represent the inferred CDS: deleted 1 base in 1 codon; substituted 2 bases at 2 genomic stop codons) — translation MGNRLGSKRQAGRRRILFLFLLSLFRLALLEQVCYTIPEELARGSLVGNLAKDLGLGVRDLHTRNLRVSAEKKFFTVSTEKGDLLVTDRIDXEQICGKKSMCVLEFEMVAEKPLNFFHITVVIQDVIDNPPTFSRNVNELQISELALTGATLALELAQDSDVGVNSLQQYYLNPDPHFSLIQKENPDGSRYPELVAQAPLDREEQSCHHLVLTAVDGGAPARSCTTKIRVVVADANDNPPVFTQDMYRVSVQENLPLGSSVLRVMATDLDEGINAEITYAFINIGKAVRQLFKLDSKTGELTTGGGLDFEERGSYTIGVEAKDGGRHTAHCKLQIDILDENDSAPQITLDSESKYIQEDAELGAVVALIKTHGLDSGFNGEILCQLKGNFPFXIVQDTKNTYKLVTDRDLDREKTPEYNVTITATDKGKLPLSSKRSVTLKVADVNDNAPVFHQASYMVHVAENNPPGASIAQVRASDPDLGPNGHVSYSILASDLERRTLSSYVSVSAQSGVVFAQRAFDHEQLRAFELTLQARDHGSPALSANVSLRVQVGDRNDNAPRVLYPALGPDGSALFDTVPRAAQPGYLVTKVVAVDADSGHNAWLSYHVLQASEPGLFSVGLRTGEVSTARALGDRDAARQRLLVAVRDGGQPPLSATATLLLVFADSLQEALPDLSDRRAPPDPQAELQFYLVVALALISVLLLLAVILAVALSLRRSSSPATWSCFQTSFCSKTGPGVLPNYGEGTLPYSYNLCAATHSSKTDCSFMECRLVMILKFLLILK, via the exons ATGGGAAACCGCTTGGGGTCAAAGCGCCAGGCTGGGCGGAGGcgaattttgtttctcttcctgcTGTCTTTGTTCCGCCTGGCGCTTTTGGAGCAAGTCTGCTACACTATTCCAGAGGAGCTGGCCAGGGGCTCGCTGGTGGGGAACCTCGCCAAGGATCTGGGGCTTGGCGTGCGAGATTTGCATACACGGAACCTGCGGGTTAGTGCAGAGAAGAAATTCTTCACAGTGAGCACCGAGAAGGGAGACTTACTTGTGACCGACCGTATAGACTGAGAGCAGATTTGTGGCAAGAAGTCGATGTGTGTTCTGGAATTCGAAATGGTCGCTGAAAAGCCTTTGAACTTTTTTCATATAACCGTGGTGATTCAAGATGTCATCGACAACCCACCGACCTTTAGCCGAAATGTCAATGAACTGCAAATCAGTGAACTGGCCCTAACTGGAGCCACGTTAGCTCTGGAA CTGGCACAAGATTCAGATGTAGGTGTCAATTCCCTGCAGCAATACTACCTCAACCCTGACCCTCATTTCTCTTTGATCCAGAAGGAGAACCCAGACGGCAGTAGGTACCCAGAACTGGTAGCGCAGGCTCCCCTGGACAGAGAAGAGCAGTCCTGCCACCACCTGGTCCTCACGGCTGTGGATGGGGGTGCGCCAGCCAGAAGCTGCACTACGAAGATCAGGGTAGTTGTGGCAGACGCAAATGATAACCCCCCAGTGTTCACCCAGGACATGTACAGGGTCAGTGTTCAAGAGAACCTACCCCTGGGTTCCTCAGTGCTAAGAGTGATGGCCACTGACTTGGATGAGGGCATCAATGCTGAGATCACCTACGCTTTTATCAATATTGGTAAGGCAGTGAGACAACTGTTCAAGCTGGACAGTAAAACAGGGGAACTCACCACTGGTGGAGGACTGGACTTTGAAGAGAGAGGGAGCTATACAATTGGGGTGGAAGCAAAGGATGGTGGACGTCACACTGCGCATTGCAAACTACAAATAGATATTTTGGATGAAAATGACAGTGCTCCCCAGATAACCCTGGATTCTGAATCTAAATATATACAAGAAGATGCTGAGCTGGGGGCTGTGGTTGCCTTGATCAAAACACATGGTCTAGATTCTGGATTTAATGGGGAAATCTTATGCCAACTAAAAGgaaatttcccattttaaatagTTCAAGATACAAAAAATACATACAAGCTGGTGACAGATAGAGACTTAGATCGAGAGAAGACTCCGGAATACAATGTCACTATCACAGCTACTGACAAGGGCAAGCTGCCCCTCTCCTCTAAAAGAAGTGTCACCTTGAAAGTCGCTGATGTCAACGACAATGCTCCGGTTTTCCACCAGGCCTCCTACATGGTCCACGTGGCAGAAAACAACCCGCCCGGTGCCTCCATCGCCCAGGTTAGAGCTTCAGACCCAGACTTGGGGCCCAACGGCCACGTCTCCTACTCCATCCTGGCCAGCGACCTGGAGCGTCGCACGCTGTCGTCCTACGTGTCCGTGAGCGCGCAGAGCGGCGTGGTGTTTGCGCAGCGCGCCTTCGACCACGAGCAGCTGCGCGCCTTCGAGCTGACGCTGCAGGCCCGCGACCACGGCTCGCCCGCGCTCAGCGCCAACGTGAGCCTGCGCGTGCAGGTGGGCGACCGCAACGACAACGCGCCCAGGGTGCTGTACCCGGCGCTGGGGCCCGACGGCTCGGCGCTCTTCGACACGGTGCCGCGCGCCGCGCAGCCCGGCTACCTGGTCACCAAGGTGGTGGCGGTGGACGCCGACTCTGGACACAACGCCTGGCTGTCCTACCACGTGCTGCAGGCCAGCGAGCCCGGCCTCTTCAGCGTGGGGCTGCGCACGGGCGAGGTGAGCACGGCGCGGGCCCTGGGCGACAGGGACGCGGCCCGCCAGCGCCTGCTGGTTGCTGTGCGCGATGGGGGACAGCCGCCCCTCTCGGCCACCGCCACGCTGCTCCTGGTTTTCGCGGACAGCCTGCAGGAGGCGCTGCCGGACCTCAGTGACCGCCGCGCACCCCCTGACCCCCAGGCTGAGCTGCAGTTTTACCTGGTGGTGGCCTTGGCCTTGATCTCggtgctcctcctcctggcagtgATTCTGGCGGTTGCCCTGAGTTTGCGACGCTCCTCCAGCCCCGCCACCTGGAGTTGCTTTCAGACCAGTTTTTGCTCCAAAACTGGACCCGGAGTTCTCCCCAACTATGGGGAAGGGACTTTACCATATTCCTACAATCTGTGTGCTGCCACACATTCTTCAAAGACTGA TTGTTCTTTCATGGAATGTCGCTTAGTGATGATCTTGAAATTTCTGTTAATTCTAAAATAA